A single genomic interval of Ruminococcus sp. NK3A76 harbors:
- a CDS encoding phospho-sugar mutase, with product MKEMELYSLWCEKAVDDPDLVTELKSIEGDEEAIIDRFYRDLEFGTGGLRGVIGAGAYRLNIYTIRRATQGLADYVNGTFENGAVAISYDSRIKSTKFAQEAAAVLAANGIKVYIYKELMPTPCLSWAVRACKAQAGIMITASHNPAKYNGYKVYGEDGCQITLDVANTVIGKINAVDMFGGAKVTDYEAAVASGMISYIGDDIIEAYYKRVLEEGIHTDLVADSGLKVVYTPLNGTGNKPVREILKRIGIKDVTVVPEQEMPDGNFPTCPFPNPEIKEALAKGLELCEKVKPDLLLATDPDCDRVGIAVPDNKNGGYVLFSGNEVGAMLLKYICQERTALGTMPKDPVAVKTIVTTDICKKIAAEYNVELREVLTGFKFIGEQIGFLEQKGEDNRYIFGFEESYGYLSGGYVRDKDAVNASMLICEMAAFYRTKGISLLDAREAMYQQYGNYVHTQSSFQCEGASGMERMKEIMSSLRSDPPKTIGGLKVEKVGDYIASEETDLATGAKTAIELPKSDVLAFRLEQGASVIIRPSGTEPKIKAYYTTIGDSRDAAKALEETISADFAKILGF from the coding sequence ATGAAAGAAATGGAGCTTTACAGCCTTTGGTGTGAAAAAGCAGTAGATGACCCCGACCTCGTAACTGAGCTTAAGAGCATAGAGGGCGATGAGGAGGCTATAATCGACCGCTTCTACCGTGACCTTGAATTCGGCACAGGCGGCTTAAGAGGTGTTATAGGCGCAGGCGCTTACAGGCTCAATATATATACTATAAGACGAGCTACACAGGGTCTTGCAGATTATGTAAACGGCACATTTGAAAACGGCGCAGTTGCTATATCCTATGATTCAAGAATAAAATCCACAAAGTTTGCACAGGAGGCAGCAGCAGTTCTGGCAGCAAACGGCATAAAGGTATACATCTATAAGGAGCTTATGCCTACCCCCTGCCTTTCCTGGGCAGTAAGAGCCTGCAAGGCTCAGGCAGGTATCATGATAACCGCTTCCCACAACCCTGCTAAGTACAACGGCTACAAGGTATACGGTGAGGACGGCTGTCAAATAACTCTTGACGTTGCAAACACTGTGATAGGCAAGATAAATGCTGTTGATATGTTTGGCGGCGCTAAGGTAACTGACTATGAGGCTGCTGTTGCAAGCGGCATGATAAGCTATATAGGTGACGACATCATCGAGGCATACTACAAGAGAGTGCTTGAAGAGGGCATTCACACTGACCTCGTGGCTGACAGCGGCCTTAAGGTAGTTTACACTCCTCTTAACGGCACAGGCAACAAGCCGGTAAGAGAGATACTTAAGAGAATAGGCATAAAGGACGTAACAGTCGTTCCCGAGCAGGAGATGCCTGACGGCAACTTCCCCACCTGCCCGTTCCCGAACCCTGAGATAAAGGAAGCTCTCGCAAAGGGCTTAGAGCTCTGCGAGAAGGTCAAGCCTGACCTGCTCCTTGCTACTGACCCTGACTGCGACAGAGTAGGTATCGCAGTTCCCGACAACAAAAACGGCGGCTATGTGCTTTTCAGCGGCAACGAAGTCGGCGCTATGCTCCTTAAGTATATTTGTCAGGAGAGAACAGCTCTCGGCACAATGCCCAAGGACCCTGTAGCAGTAAAGACTATCGTTACAACTGATATATGCAAGAAGATAGCTGCTGAGTATAACGTTGAGCTCAGAGAAGTCCTCACAGGCTTCAAGTTCATAGGCGAGCAGATAGGCTTCTTAGAGCAGAAGGGCGAGGACAACAGATATATATTCGGCTTTGAGGAGAGCTACGGCTACCTCTCCGGCGGCTATGTAAGAGACAAGGACGCTGTAAATGCTTCCATGCTCATCTGCGAGATGGCTGCATTCTACCGCACAAAGGGCATATCCCTCCTCGATGCAAGAGAGGCTATGTATCAGCAGTACGGCAACTACGTTCATACACAGAGTTCCTTCCAGTGCGAGGGCGCAAGCGGTATGGAGAGAATGAAGGAGATAATGTCCTCCCTGCGTTCTGACCCGCCCAAGACTATCGGCGGCCTTAAGGTCGAAAAGGTAGGCGACTACATCGCATCTGAGGAGACAGACCTCGCTACAGGTGCAAAGACTGCTATCGAGCTGCCCAAGAGCGACGTTCTGGCATTCAGGCTCGAACAGGGCGCAAGCGTTATCATACGCCCCTCCGGCACAGAGCCCAAGATAAAGGCTTACTACACAACTATCGGCGACAGCAGAGATGCTGCAAAGGCTTTGGAGGAAACTATATCGGCTGATTTTGCCAAGATACTCGGTTTCTGA
- a CDS encoding alpha/beta hydrolase: protein MTYKNGFFKSSDGEHNIAYYVFMPKGEIRGAVQIVHGMCEYFLRYRGFAEFLAENGIAVCGNDHLGHGSSVSSPEDLGYFSPEKGWQNAVEDMYKLTKIMKAKVGDVPFIMFGHSMGSFLARVYMIKHASALDGAIVCGTGDGVPGLSALATVCDAVKLAKGDRYRSEKINNIAFGKYNERFPDAEHPTAWLTRDVEIQKSYIDDEKCDFIFTVNGFENLAKMLAYISDPRWFAALRKDLPVLIVSGSDDPVGNYGKGVQSVYDKLRAKDCNVELKIYEGARHELLNETNRDEVMADLLGFINDVINGDCNAAAEPDEEDELSYTEETEDTTETE from the coding sequence ATGACCTACAAAAACGGCTTTTTTAAATCATCAGACGGTGAGCACAACATCGCTTACTATGTATTCATGCCCAAGGGCGAGATAAGGGGTGCTGTGCAGATAGTTCACGGAATGTGCGAGTATTTCCTCAGATACAGAGGCTTTGCTGAATTCCTTGCCGAAAACGGCATCGCTGTGTGCGGCAACGACCACTTAGGCCACGGCAGTTCTGTTTCCTCACCTGAGGATCTTGGCTATTTCTCACCTGAAAAGGGCTGGCAGAATGCTGTTGAGGATATGTACAAGCTGACAAAGATAATGAAGGCAAAGGTCGGTGATGTGCCTTTTATCATGTTTGGTCACAGCATGGGCTCTTTCCTTGCAAGAGTGTATATGATAAAGCACGCAAGCGCACTTGACGGTGCTATAGTATGCGGCACGGGCGACGGCGTTCCCGGCCTTTCGGCACTTGCTACTGTATGCGATGCAGTTAAGCTCGCAAAGGGTGACCGCTACAGGAGCGAAAAGATAAACAACATAGCATTCGGCAAATACAACGAGCGCTTCCCTGATGCTGAGCATCCTACAGCATGGCTCACCCGTGATGTGGAAATACAGAAGTCATACATCGACGATGAGAAGTGCGATTTCATATTCACGGTAAACGGCTTTGAGAACCTTGCAAAGATGCTTGCATATATATCTGACCCACGCTGGTTCGCAGCTTTGAGGAAGGATCTTCCGGTGCTTATCGTTTCGGGCTCTGATGACCCTGTAGGCAACTACGGCAAGGGCGTTCAGTCGGTTTACGACAAGCTCAGGGCAAAGGACTGCAATGTAGAGCTCAAGATATACGAGGGCGCACGTCACGAGCTTCTCAACGAGACAAACAGAGACGAGGTAATGGCTGATCTGCTCGGCTTTATCAATGATGTGATAAACGGCGACTGCAATGCTGCCGCTGAGCCTGATGAAGAAGACGAGCTCTCCTACACCGAGGAAACAGAAGACACCACCGAAACGGAGTAA
- a CDS encoding DUF3592 domain-containing protein, with protein MRTNKNGERLKTFSYQDMVDSIENPQGKQTIINGATEEERKKAEAEREDPHAGLKAFLIIAFFIGAIISMAVFAQIDKVLCIATLGLVFFVIGTIAVLKDGISLDSLPILIMPVGGALMIAIPAMIVYNRETGGGVSISQRDIIRLIVICFAVIGLLMLTVPLTRHCAKMSRCSQTIMAKCIYEDIHFASHKDGMGRTHHYNIYCPTWQYELGDFIFVTREGVFGRNAPAIGDICEIRYDPNDPSYIYRPNINQEISEMIAGAIFLTISLTTFFVM; from the coding sequence ATGCGTACAAACAAAAACGGCGAGCGGCTGAAGACTTTCAGCTATCAGGATATGGTAGACTCTATCGAAAACCCGCAGGGCAAGCAGACGATAATCAACGGTGCTACCGAGGAGGAGCGAAAAAAGGCAGAAGCCGAGCGTGAAGACCCCCACGCAGGCTTAAAGGCGTTTTTGATCATAGCGTTCTTTATCGGCGCTATAATATCAATGGCGGTGTTCGCTCAGATAGATAAGGTGCTGTGCATAGCAACGCTGGGTCTGGTGTTCTTTGTGATAGGCACCATTGCAGTGTTGAAGGACGGCATATCGTTAGACTCACTGCCTATCCTTATCATGCCGGTGGGAGGGGCGCTGATGATAGCCATACCCGCAATGATAGTATATAACCGTGAAACGGGCGGCGGTGTGTCGATCTCCCAGCGGGATATAATAAGGCTGATAGTTATATGCTTTGCGGTGATAGGTCTGCTGATGCTCACCGTGCCGCTTACAAGGCACTGTGCTAAAATGTCACGCTGCTCGCAGACGATCATGGCAAAGTGCATCTATGAGGATATACACTTTGCCAGCCATAAGGACGGCATGGGCAGAACTCATCACTACAACATCTACTGCCCCACCTGGCAGTATGAGCTCGGGGATTTCATCTTCGTAACACGAGAGGGTGTTTTCGGGCGCAACGCCCCTGCCATAGGCGATATCTGTGAAATTCGCTATGACCCGAACGACCCCTCATACATCTACCGCCCCAATATCAATCAAGAGATATCAGAGATGATAGCAGGCGCTATATTCCTGACGATCAGCCTGACGACATTTTTTGTGATGTAA
- a CDS encoding YifB family Mg chelatase-like AAA ATPase — translation MYAQVHTAGLFGLNAFPVDVEIEASAGLESFDIVGLADASVRESRDRIKSAFRVTGVQFPKAKVLINLAPADTRKTGSGFDLAITMALFRVLGVIKDEPLGDSAFFGEVALNGDIRPINGILPLTILAKKQGCKRVFVPFDNAKEASCIKGIEVYGAKHIRNMVLHFNDRERMLPAKPYEPTDDSFFSTLDFRDVKGQQSAKFALEIAAAGGHNVLMIGAPGSGKSMLAKRIPSILPRMTFDESIEATNIHSVAGLVDKDEPLIIRRPFRSPHHTVSTAGLAGGGSVPRPGEVSLAHGGVLFLDELPEFSRQALELLRQPLEDKKVTIARAAGSVTYPCSFMLIAAMNPCPCGYFGHPSGRCKCNMKQIHNYLSRISGPMLDRFDLHVDVPSVDYSELSSDTKEEPSEAIRERVQKARDIQNKRFEGTSVTCNANITSDLMSEVCVLNDKAKDMLGKVFDKLGLSARAYDKILKVARTLADMAGREVIDSKDIGSAVQFRSLDRKYWSV, via the coding sequence ATGTATGCACAGGTACACACAGCAGGGCTTTTCGGGCTCAATGCCTTTCCTGTCGATGTTGAGATAGAGGCGAGCGCAGGGCTCGAGAGCTTTGATATAGTAGGCCTTGCCGATGCCTCGGTAAGAGAGTCAAGAGACAGGATAAAGAGCGCATTCAGGGTCACGGGGGTGCAGTTTCCGAAGGCCAAGGTGCTCATAAACCTTGCCCCTGCCGACACGAGGAAGACAGGCTCGGGCTTTGACCTTGCCATAACCATGGCGCTTTTCCGTGTGCTCGGAGTGATAAAGGACGAGCCGCTCGGCGACAGTGCTTTCTTCGGCGAGGTGGCATTAAACGGCGATATCCGCCCGATAAACGGCATACTGCCTCTTACCATACTTGCCAAAAAGCAGGGCTGCAAGCGTGTCTTCGTGCCTTTTGACAATGCAAAGGAGGCCTCATGCATAAAGGGTATAGAGGTATACGGCGCCAAGCACATACGAAACATGGTGCTGCACTTTAACGACAGGGAGAGAATGCTCCCTGCCAAGCCCTACGAGCCGACAGATGACAGCTTTTTCTCGACACTTGATTTCAGAGATGTCAAGGGTCAGCAGTCGGCCAAGTTCGCACTGGAGATAGCCGCAGCCGGCGGCCACAACGTGCTGATGATAGGCGCACCCGGCTCGGGCAAGAGTATGCTTGCAAAGCGCATACCCTCGATACTGCCCAGGATGACATTTGACGAGTCGATAGAGGCTACGAATATCCACTCGGTGGCCGGGCTTGTTGACAAGGACGAGCCGCTGATAATCAGGCGGCCTTTTCGCAGCCCTCACCACACCGTGTCTACAGCAGGCCTTGCAGGCGGCGGCAGTGTGCCAAGGCCGGGCGAGGTATCGCTTGCGCACGGCGGCGTGCTGTTTTTAGACGAGCTGCCGGAGTTTTCAAGGCAGGCACTGGAGCTTTTGCGCCAGCCGCTTGAAGACAAGAAGGTGACTATCGCAAGAGCCGCAGGAAGTGTGACATACCCCTGCTCTTTCATGCTCATAGCAGCTATGAACCCCTGCCCCTGCGGATATTTCGGACACCCGTCGGGCAGATGCAAATGCAATATGAAGCAGATACATAATTATCTTTCGAGGATAAGCGGGCCGATGCTTGACAGGTTCGACCTGCACGTTGATGTGCCGAGCGTTGATTACAGCGAGCTCTCATCAGACACAAAAGAAGAGCCGAGCGAGGCCATAAGAGAGCGTGTGCAGAAAGCCCGTGACATTCAGAACAAGCGCTTTGAGGGCACATCTGTCACCTGCAATGCGAACATCACCTCAGACCTTATGAGCGAGGTCTGTGTGCTCAACGACAAGGCCAAGGATATGCTCGGCAAGGTGTTTGACAAGCTGGGGCTGTCTGCAAGAGCGTATGACAAGATACTGAAGGTCGCACGCACGCTTGCCGACATGGCCGGCAGAGAGGTCATAGACTCAAAGGACATAGGGAGTGCCGTGCAATTCAGAAGCCTTGACAGAAAATACTGGAGTGTATAA
- a CDS encoding right-handed parallel beta-helix repeat-containing protein → MKRNIARSVTSLLAAAAIMTAPVGSLSLTASASLFAQVTSQNVIVPDVRPGEAISDKLNEALLSAAEMADDNKTVTVRLPAGTYFLDSALHIYSNTTLDATGCTLISDESKHNLFILGTNSSYMGINRYNSSEQSKGYTSVRNVTVKGGVWEGNDKNTNTPIRLAHATNVTFENMTVRGSNMSTHQVEAAGIDGFYVRNCTFCDFTPLSYKSGHFEAIQLDVPINTAVYNSSYLDGTPNKNVEITGCTFSNVSRGVGTHSMLVGAYHSNIKITDNTFINVQEEAIVALNYLDCRISGNKIVKCGGGIIFESAKFKPSSGDNKISSMHTTVFDGQQEYVSDILYDMHSTIFDNDIDITYSPLCSRMIGIRVHGLELDEQYVGGDDMPLPITNYYISGVNISNNRITTEGGGILLDDARDIICQSNSVVQTGVNQLDKRADAYDGIYITTGCQNISVLNNNVSGFTRHGILVCSDSVTGNILSNEVSACGKNGIYFTGSTSSSDIRFNKVTGCGANGIALASKSSVRAIVSNTVSSNAGSGISVSGGSVVTGGINSNIAEKSGEYGIALSGSKSSGIDHNTVVTSGSSGIYLYGKSTNGGKITSNSISGTGTSGVMLDKASTAASITSNTVSSSGSNGIYLNGKSTVKGSISGNTVQKTVQNGISLTSGSKAEKIASNKVSTNGKNGIFVYSSSKVDKGITKNTVSGTKRNGILIDKASSAESIISNKVSKSGQNGIYLYNKSSLGGDISGNTIKDSKQSGIALDRNSKSAKLTSNKISSSGKNGIYLYSSSRINGISDNTVKSSSRTGIALGSKSTVKTISSNTVTSSKVSGISLLDKSSATGGINKNRITSAGTGIYADKSSKVKGKLKSNEFDKIKGKKTDIKK, encoded by the coding sequence TTGAAAAGGAACATAGCCAGAAGCGTCACGAGCCTTCTCGCAGCAGCGGCTATCATGACCGCACCGGTCGGCAGTCTGTCGTTAACGGCATCGGCTTCGCTCTTTGCACAAGTCACTTCACAGAACGTCATCGTGCCTGATGTTCGCCCGGGAGAGGCAATAAGCGACAAGCTCAACGAAGCGCTCCTCAGTGCGGCCGAAATGGCTGATGACAACAAGACAGTTACCGTCAGGCTGCCTGCCGGGACATATTTTCTCGACAGCGCTCTGCACATCTACAGCAACACGACACTCGATGCAACAGGCTGCACGCTCATAAGCGATGAGAGCAAGCACAACCTCTTTATCCTCGGCACGAACAGCAGCTATATGGGCATCAACCGGTATAACTCCAGCGAGCAGTCAAAGGGCTATACCTCTGTAAGAAACGTCACTGTTAAAGGCGGCGTGTGGGAGGGCAACGACAAGAACACCAACACCCCCATAAGGCTTGCGCACGCAACCAACGTCACCTTTGAAAATATGACCGTGCGTGGCTCTAATATGAGCACACACCAGGTCGAGGCAGCAGGCATCGACGGCTTCTATGTGAGAAACTGCACCTTCTGCGACTTTACGCCGCTGAGCTACAAGAGCGGCCATTTTGAAGCGATACAGCTCGATGTGCCTATAAACACGGCTGTCTACAACAGCAGCTATCTCGACGGCACGCCCAACAAGAATGTTGAGATAACCGGCTGCACCTTCTCGAATGTTTCAAGAGGTGTGGGCACGCACTCGATGCTTGTCGGGGCTTATCACTCAAACATCAAGATAACAGACAACACCTTTATAAACGTTCAGGAGGAAGCGATAGTCGCCCTCAATTACCTTGACTGCCGTATCAGCGGCAACAAGATAGTAAAATGCGGCGGCGGCATAATCTTTGAGAGCGCCAAGTTCAAGCCGAGCTCGGGCGACAACAAGATATCCTCCATGCACACCACCGTGTTCGACGGGCAGCAGGAGTATGTAAGCGACATTCTCTACGATATGCACAGCACGATATTCGACAATGATATCGACATCACATACTCGCCGCTCTGCTCCAGAATGATAGGCATCAGAGTACACGGGCTGGAGCTTGACGAGCAGTATGTCGGCGGCGATGATATGCCTCTGCCTATCACCAACTACTACATAAGCGGTGTAAATATCTCAAACAACAGGATAACGACAGAGGGCGGCGGTATACTCCTTGACGATGCAAGAGATATCATCTGCCAGTCAAACTCTGTAGTTCAGACAGGCGTCAACCAGCTCGACAAGAGAGCTGACGCATACGACGGCATATACATAACCACCGGCTGCCAGAATATTTCGGTGCTTAACAACAACGTGTCAGGCTTTACAAGGCACGGCATACTGGTATGCAGCGACAGCGTGACAGGCAATATCTTAAGCAACGAGGTGTCGGCCTGCGGCAAGAACGGCATATACTTCACAGGCAGCACATCATCTTCTGATATAAGATTCAACAAGGTCACAGGCTGCGGTGCAAACGGCATAGCCCTCGCTTCAAAGAGCTCGGTAAGGGCGATAGTCTCAAACACCGTAAGCTCGAACGCAGGCTCGGGCATATCCGTCTCGGGCGGCTCTGTGGTAACGGGAGGAATAAACAGCAACATCGCTGAGAAGTCGGGCGAATACGGCATAGCACTCAGCGGCAGCAAGTCATCAGGCATCGACCACAACACTGTCGTGACAAGCGGCTCGAGCGGCATATATCTTTACGGCAAGAGCACAAACGGCGGCAAGATAACCTCCAATTCCATTTCCGGCACAGGCACGAGCGGTGTCATGCTCGACAAGGCATCAACTGCTGCTTCGATAACCTCCAACACCGTGAGCTCATCGGGCAGCAATGGCATATACCTAAACGGCAAGAGCACCGTCAAGGGCAGCATATCCGGCAACACGGTCCAGAAGACAGTGCAAAACGGCATAAGCCTGACCTCGGGCAGCAAGGCTGAGAAGATAGCCTCTAACAAGGTGAGTACAAACGGCAAGAACGGTATATTCGTATACTCATCAAGCAAGGTCGATAAGGGCATAACGAAAAACACCGTGAGCGGCACAAAGCGAAACGGCATTCTGATAGACAAGGCAAGCAGCGCCGAGTCTATCATCTCAAACAAGGTAAGCAAAAGCGGCCAGAACGGCATTTACCTCTATAACAAGAGCTCACTCGGCGGCGATATCTCGGGCAACACCATAAAGGATTCAAAGCAGAGCGGCATCGCTCTTGACCGCAACAGCAAGTCAGCCAAGTTAACATCCAACAAGATAAGCTCAAGCGGAAAGAACGGCATATACCTCTACTCATCGAGCAGGATAAACGGCATATCCGACAACACCGTCAAGAGCTCCAGCAGGACCGGCATAGCCCTCGGCAGCAAGAGCACCGTCAAGACCATATCATCAAACACCGTGACTTCGAGCAAGGTGTCAGGCATAAGCCTGCTTGATAAATCATCAGCCACAGGCGGCATCAACAAAAACAGGATAACCTCCGCCGGCACAGGCATCTACGCCGACAAGAGCTCAAAGGTCAAGGGCAAGCTAAAGTCAAACGAGTTTGACAAGATAAAAGGCAAGAAAACAGATATCAAAAAATAA
- a CDS encoding EAL domain-containing protein, producing MESTELLLLTEFIEQINDGGDIKELCKKYSDMLYNYGSRESLRLKDSILTLVSELDELRIKVNAALAEQEEKLSDQERQELAKVKGLIDDNLFTYHFQPIVRADNGEIYSYEALMRSGDIQGITPFHILKYAAFMDRLGEIEQYTFTNMLNYISDHRALFAERPVFINSMPSVRMHPETEREIEHMLEELSDIVVVEMTEQSEYTDKELNIIKEKYTRLGVRIAIDDYGTGYSNISNLLRYTPNFVKIDRSLLSGIQDNPNKKHFVREIIDFCHSNQIMALAEGIENEQELRTVILLGVDLIQGFYTARPSPEVLSAIPYKIRSQIKQCRDEHEHGRRTKVYTAAQDERVSLEKLTREGYSCILIGSGYSTGEITVTGTPYLDTDIHIDVADGYEGRIVLHHAHLSNDVHRPCISFSDKCRSTLVIAGDNRLDNSGIKVPVGASLCVEGKGLLEIFLGNADYYGIGNDVNSRHGDIIFKHNALIRIKSTSHSGVCIGSGLGGNIQICSGEYELECHGAGGVCLGSLDGSTVLNIDNCDYEARAAGGCNAIIGALGGDATVSITRSSIRAYGYSRLLTCIGSVNGPSDVRFENASITIHANGTEMTCCGSLNNDSSVRIENCSFHTFGDGIDALSIGGFKGRSRLSITNADVDFELSTQRNVCTYASDEDISINGGSITLNLNGSTYNSIINH from the coding sequence ATGGAAAGCACCGAGCTGTTGCTGCTGACAGAGTTCATAGAGCAGATAAATGACGGCGGCGATATAAAAGAGCTGTGCAAGAAATATTCCGATATGCTGTACAACTACGGCAGCCGTGAGTCTTTGCGGCTCAAGGACAGCATTCTCACCCTCGTTTCAGAGCTTGACGAGCTGAGGATAAAAGTCAATGCTGCACTTGCCGAGCAGGAGGAAAAGCTCTCCGACCAGGAGCGGCAGGAGCTTGCAAAGGTCAAGGGGCTGATAGACGACAACCTCTTCACATACCATTTTCAGCCTATCGTCAGGGCAGACAACGGCGAGATATACTCATACGAGGCACTTATGCGCTCGGGCGATATCCAGGGCATAACCCCTTTCCATATCTTAAAATACGCAGCCTTTATGGACAGGCTCGGCGAGATAGAGCAGTATACCTTCACTAATATGCTCAACTATATAAGCGATCACAGAGCACTTTTCGCAGAGCGGCCTGTATTCATAAACAGTATGCCGAGCGTGCGTATGCACCCTGAGACAGAGCGTGAGATAGAGCATATGCTTGAAGAGCTGTCTGATATAGTGGTGGTGGAGATGACCGAGCAGTCGGAATACACCGACAAGGAGCTCAACATCATCAAGGAGAAATACACCCGCCTGGGTGTCAGGATAGCGATCGACGACTACGGCACAGGCTATTCCAATATCAGCAATCTGCTCAGATACACCCCAAACTTTGTCAAGATAGACCGCTCGCTGCTGAGCGGCATACAGGACAACCCCAACAAAAAGCACTTTGTCAGGGAGATAATCGACTTCTGCCATTCAAACCAGATAATGGCACTTGCCGAGGGCATAGAGAACGAGCAGGAGCTTCGCACGGTGATTCTTCTCGGCGTTGACCTTATACAGGGCTTCTATACTGCAAGGCCTTCACCCGAAGTGCTGAGCGCTATCCCCTACAAGATAAGGTCACAGATAAAGCAGTGCAGAGACGAGCACGAACACGGAAGAAGGACAAAGGTCTACACCGCCGCACAGGACGAGCGTGTGTCGCTTGAAAAGCTCACCAGAGAGGGCTACAGCTGCATACTTATCGGAAGCGGCTACAGCACCGGCGAGATAACAGTCACCGGAACGCCTTATCTTGACACCGACATACACATTGACGTGGCAGACGGCTACGAGGGCAGGATAGTGCTTCACCACGCACACCTTTCAAACGACGTTCACAGGCCGTGCATCAGCTTCAGTGACAAATGCCGCAGCACGCTTGTCATCGCAGGTGACAACAGGCTCGACAACAGCGGCATCAAGGTGCCGGTGGGCGCTTCACTGTGCGTAGAGGGCAAGGGTCTGCTGGAGATATTCCTTGGCAATGCCGATTACTACGGCATCGGCAACGATGTAAACTCACGGCACGGCGACATTATATTCAAACACAATGCACTTATCAGGATCAAATCCACCAGCCATTCGGGCGTATGCATAGGCTCGGGGCTCGGCGGAAACATACAGATATGCAGCGGCGAATACGAGCTTGAATGTCACGGCGCAGGCGGTGTATGCTTGGGCTCGCTCGACGGCAGCACGGTTTTGAATATCGACAACTGCGACTATGAGGCAAGAGCAGCAGGCGGCTGCAATGCGATAATCGGAGCGCTGGGCGGCGATGCCACGGTAAGCATAACCAGGTCGAGCATCAGGGCTTATGGCTACAGCCGGTTACTCACCTGTATCGGCTCGGTAAACGGCCCTTCAGATGTCAGGTTTGAGAACGCAAGCATTACTATCCACGCAAACGGCACCGAAATGACCTGCTGCGGCTCGCTCAACAATGACTCGTCAGTAAGGATAGAGAACTGCTCGTTCCACACCTTCGGTGACGGAATAGACGCACTGTCGATAGGCGGTTTCAAGGGCAGGAGCAGGCTTTCGATAACCAACGCAGATGTAGACTTCGAGCTTTCGACACAGCGCAATGTATGCACCTATGCAAGTGATGAGGATATCTCTATAAACGGCGGCAGCATCACGCTCAACCTCAATGGCAGTACCTACAACTCTATCATCAATCATTGA
- a CDS encoding YwqG family protein, whose product MELEQMISRVDELLPPQPAVRLTISNGECTVFDSKLGGTPYFPKDMEYPRGKKNKFEGQPLLLLAQLNFEQIPNIPDFPTKGILQFFIAADDLYGMSPDYGEEMAHQHNFRVIYHENIITDTSLLLSEDEIPAPEVDDMYMPFTGEFKLTAGEPEKMQANIFDFRFGDAFVKAYNEFADEPVEELWDIDDSITDPLYDKADDFPNAVIGGYPIFTQDDPRCVEDVADCDVLLFELDSYYNTEIGIDIMWGDSGTGSFMIPRDRLKALDFSRVLYNYDCC is encoded by the coding sequence ATGGAGCTTGAACAGATGATCAGCAGAGTAGATGAACTGCTGCCGCCGCAGCCTGCGGTAAGGCTGACGATAAGCAATGGTGAATGCACGGTTTTTGACAGCAAGTTAGGCGGAACGCCCTATTTCCCGAAGGATATGGAATACCCGAGGGGTAAGAAAAATAAATTTGAGGGGCAGCCGCTGCTGCTGCTCGCACAGCTCAATTTTGAGCAGATCCCGAACATTCCCGACTTTCCGACTAAGGGGATACTCCAGTTTTTCATAGCGGCTGATGACCTTTACGGAATGTCGCCCGATTACGGCGAGGAAATGGCACACCAGCATAATTTCAGGGTGATATATCACGAGAATATCATCACAGATACATCGCTCCTTCTCTCGGAAGATGAGATACCTGCACCCGAGGTCGATGATATGTATATGCCGTTTACAGGCGAATTCAAGCTCACAGCAGGCGAGCCTGAGAAAATGCAGGCAAATATATTTGATTTCCGCTTCGGAGATGCTTTTGTCAAGGCATATAATGAGTTTGCAGACGAGCCTGTCGAGGAATTGTGGGATATCGATGACAGCATTACCGATCCGCTTTATGACAAGGCAGATGATTTCCCGAATGCCGTGATAGGCGGCTACCCGATCTTTACGCAGGACGACCCACGCTGCGTGGAAGATGTGGCTGACTGTGACGTGCTGCTCTTTGAGCTTGACAGCTATTATAACACGGAAATAGGCATTGACATAATGTGGGGCGACTCGGGCACCGGCTCGTTCATGATACCCCGTGACAGATTAAAGGCACTTGATTTTTCAAGGGTGCTTTACAATTATGATTGCTGCTGA